The DNA window tacaccacgAGCACGCCAGCTACCCGCTCTCGACACCTCCCGCCGGGCTGGGACAGTACTCCGAGTCCCCGGCTCTGCTGGGGCCCATGGGGTTCGACGCCTACACTCTGCCCACGCCGCCGGAGTCATCCCCGCTCGACGGGGTGGAGAGCGAGGGCCTGTATCTCCAGTCGCACAGCCCGCAGGACGAGTGTGCCTCGCTGCCCCCTGGTTACCACGGCTACCAGTTGTCGATGTCTGACTACACGTCAccagctcagcagcagcagccagttcACCTCCTGAGCCCTCACGCACAGCAGCATagcagctcacacacaccacaacaacaacaacaacaacaacaacaacaacaacaacagcaacagcaacagcaacagcaacagcagcagcacagtgTGTCACCCTCCGCACAACACCAGCACGCCGCCTCGCATTCCCAGCAGTCTTTGCAGTCAGGACACAGCCCGCACCCTCAGCAGCAGACGCTGCAACAAGGCGTCACACACGGCCTACAGCAGGGCAGCACCATGCCCCTGCAGCATGCCAACCatgccacccacccccacccacacccacacccacatccacacccacacccacacagcccTCTGTCCAgcagcatccacacacacgccagcCCCCTCTCCCACCCGGGCCCGGCGTTCCACAGGCACCTGGGCAGTCCTCCCGAGGCCGTGCCATCAATGGCTGCCCAATACATGGGCTGCCCCCCGTCTCTGGGGGTCTtctatggtggtggaggaggggtagCCAAGCGAATGGCTGAAGGgggacaacagcaacagcagcagcagcagcagcagcagcagggacagGGACAGCAGCAGGGACAGGGACAGCTCTCCCCTCACGCGGACGCTCACGGAGGTCCGGTCGGGGCCACCAGCTCTGCGGAGCTCCTGGGGGACGTGGACAGCAGTGAGTTTGAGCAGTACCTGCCCTACGGCGCTCCGGACGCCAGCATGCAGGGCCCCGAGAGCCTGATCTCCAGCGTGCTGTCCGATGCCACCACCGCCGTCTACTACTGCAACTACAGCAGTGCCTGAGATGTACACTGTGTGCACAGTTTGTTTAAAAAGGGCTAGTCGGGAGGACCAACATGGAAAAAAGGCAACGTCGCTGCAACCAACGTAAGGAAAACCAGAACTAAAAAACAACCAGAATTCACTTGAACCAAAA is part of the Engraulis encrasicolus isolate BLACKSEA-1 chromosome 9, IST_EnEncr_1.0, whole genome shotgun sequence genome and encodes:
- the sox17 gene encoding transcription factor SOX-17, producing MSSPDAGYASDDQTQARGANSVMMPIMGHCAWGTDPLSPRTIDTKGAKVESCAGAPGRGKSEPRIRRPMNAFMVWAKDERKRLAQQNPDLHNAELSKMLGKSWKSLAVAEKRPFVEEAERLRVQHMHDHPNYKYRPRRRKQVKRIKRLDNNFLLPGSCGPSDPQAVSSLTLEGLALGYHHPHHHHHHHHLHHEHASYPLSTPPAGLGQYSESPALLGPMGFDAYTLPTPPESSPLDGVESEGLYLQSHSPQDECASLPPGYHGYQLSMSDYTSPAQQQQPVHLLSPHAQQHSSSHTPQQQQQQQQQQQQQQQQQQQQQQQHSVSPSAQHQHAASHSQQSLQSGHSPHPQQQTLQQGVTHGLQQGSTMPLQHANHATHPHPHPHPHPHPHPHSPLSSSIHTHASPLSHPGPAFHRHLGSPPEAVPSMAAQYMGCPPSLGVFYGGGGGVAKRMAEGGQQQQQQQQQQQQGQGQQQGQGQLSPHADAHGGPVGATSSAELLGDVDSSEFEQYLPYGAPDASMQGPESLISSVLSDATTAVYYCNYSSA